Proteins co-encoded in one Leucobacter exalbidus genomic window:
- the galE gene encoding UDP-glucose 4-epimerase GalE, protein MRVLLTGGAGYIGTHTALVLLERGHEVLVLDDFSNSNVEAVSRVEALTGKTIPVYTADLSDRAATRAALADVEFDSVVHFAGLKAVGESVAQPTRYYRVNLDSTVVLLDLMQERGVDKLVFSSSATVYGDPATVPVDEAQPAGVGITNPYGWTKFMNEQIIRDTQSAWPDLGAVLLRYFNPVGAHQSGRIGEDPSGIPNNLMPFVAQVAVGKREKLSVFGDDYPTPDGTGVRDYIHVMDLAEGHVAALERIDAGVKTYNLGSGVGSSVMDVIRAFEAAAGRPVPYEVVPARTGDVAALVADPNLANRELEWSTTRSLAEACRDSWTWQSANPNGYDE, encoded by the coding sequence ATGCGTGTTTTGCTCACCGGCGGTGCCGGTTATATCGGTACCCACACGGCCCTTGTGCTTTTGGAACGTGGCCACGAGGTACTGGTGCTCGACGACTTCTCGAACAGTAACGTCGAAGCGGTTTCTCGCGTAGAGGCTCTCACCGGTAAGACGATTCCGGTGTACACAGCTGATCTATCCGACCGAGCAGCTACCCGGGCCGCACTTGCAGATGTCGAGTTTGACTCGGTCGTTCACTTCGCAGGGTTGAAAGCCGTGGGTGAATCTGTAGCTCAGCCGACACGTTATTACCGAGTCAACCTCGATTCGACAGTGGTGTTGCTCGACCTGATGCAAGAACGCGGCGTCGATAAGCTTGTGTTCAGCTCATCAGCGACGGTGTACGGAGACCCAGCAACGGTGCCCGTTGACGAAGCTCAGCCGGCTGGCGTGGGAATTACTAACCCTTACGGCTGGACGAAGTTCATGAATGAGCAGATCATTCGAGATACCCAATCGGCATGGCCTGACTTAGGTGCAGTGCTGCTGCGGTACTTTAACCCGGTCGGTGCACACCAGTCGGGTCGGATTGGTGAAGACCCCTCGGGTATTCCCAATAACCTGATGCCGTTCGTTGCTCAGGTTGCAGTGGGCAAACGTGAAAAGCTGAGTGTATTCGGCGACGACTACCCAACACCAGATGGCACGGGGGTACGAGACTACATTCACGTGATGGACTTGGCTGAAGGGCACGTTGCCGCTCTGGAACGAATAGACGCTGGTGTAAAGACGTACAACTTGGGCTCTGGTGTGGGGTCGAGCGTGATGGATGTCATACGTGCTTTCGAAGCAGCAGCTGGTCGCCCTGTCCCTTACGAAGTGGTGCCAGCGCGTACGGGCGATGTCGCTGCACTCGTGGCAGACCCGAATCTCGCGAACCGCGAACTTGAATGGTCGACGACGCGCAGCCTCGCCGAGGCCTGCCGCGACTCTTGGACCTGGCAGTCGGCGAACCCTAACGGGTACGACGAATGA
- a CDS encoding mannosyltransferase translates to MASLTLIAEPFPDWEAQVQQAAARDLVVALGAMAPRSCSARFLIAKGSPEIPFASAKIQTEQLPLRASLLPLLWQSGTTSRPLDGEFVHSLTPMLPIRARDEDDGSQTSVTIPHSIAWEAPELMGASQARLYRGYVRRAIKHADVLITTTHATARAVHSKYGDHIPVQVMQLAPPTDFLPGDDAAARRAELSLPELYSVTTAMPGELGRLEWLFDALRLNPTLPPLVVVAGLDPLPGVRDANIPTVRVPDDLQHRVTVVRARELADVGAILDGAALLLQPQAYTGTGYTLLAALATGVPVLHSGHDVAAEIVLDAGVEATDAGTFSAEFGRLFRDLEELHRLSVYALDHSRGFTWASTAWQLWEAHANL, encoded by the coding sequence ATGGCATCACTCACGCTCATCGCCGAACCCTTTCCTGATTGGGAAGCCCAGGTTCAACAGGCTGCCGCACGCGACCTTGTGGTTGCTCTCGGAGCGATGGCTCCGCGCAGCTGCAGCGCCCGATTTTTGATCGCTAAGGGATCCCCCGAAATCCCCTTTGCCTCTGCAAAAATTCAGACAGAGCAGCTGCCGCTGCGCGCCAGTCTGCTGCCGTTGCTCTGGCAGAGCGGTACAACTTCCCGCCCACTCGACGGCGAGTTTGTGCATTCGCTTACGCCGATGCTGCCGATTCGTGCCCGTGATGAAGACGACGGCTCTCAAACTTCGGTCACCATCCCGCATTCAATTGCGTGGGAAGCACCAGAACTCATGGGTGCATCGCAAGCACGTCTCTACCGCGGCTACGTGCGGCGCGCGATCAAGCACGCTGATGTCTTGATCACGACCACCCACGCCACGGCTCGTGCTGTACATAGTAAGTACGGCGATCACATCCCTGTGCAGGTCATGCAGCTCGCACCGCCGACTGATTTCTTGCCCGGCGATGACGCCGCAGCACGACGTGCCGAGCTGTCGCTGCCTGAGCTGTATTCGGTTACCACGGCAATGCCTGGCGAGCTCGGGCGACTCGAGTGGTTGTTCGATGCGCTGCGCCTCAACCCGACTTTGCCCCCGTTGGTAGTTGTAGCCGGGCTCGATCCACTCCCCGGCGTGCGCGATGCCAACATCCCCACGGTGCGCGTCCCTGATGATTTGCAGCATCGTGTCACCGTTGTACGAGCTCGCGAGCTAGCCGACGTAGGTGCGATTCTCGACGGAGCCGCGCTTCTGCTGCAGCCGCAGGCTTACACGGGCACCGGTTATACGCTGCTCGCGGCTCTCGCCACGGGAGTACCCGTGCTGCACTCGGGTCACGACGTCGCCGCAGAGATCGTGCTTGATGCCGGTGTCGAAGCGACAGACGCGGGCACCTTCAGTGCCGAGTTCGGTCGACTCTTTCGCGACCTCGAAGAGCTCCACCGACTCTCGGTATATGCGCTTGACCACAGCCGTGGTTTCACCTGGGCGTCAACGGCTTGGCAGCTGTGGGAAGCACACGCCAACCTCTAA
- the purE gene encoding 5-(carboxyamino)imidazole ribonucleotide mutase, with amino-acid sequence MSETAAPLVGVIMGSDSDYSVMEAAVLMLREFGVPHEVEVVSAHRTPDKMVDYARGAAARGIKVIIAGAGGAAHLPGMVASMTTLPVIGVPVPLALLDGMDSLLSIVQMPGGIPVATVSIGGAKNAGILATRILGASDAATAQKLAVYAQGLTDMVAEKNDALKARVAAQ; translated from the coding sequence ATGAGCGAGACAGCTGCGCCCCTTGTTGGCGTCATTATGGGATCTGATTCTGACTACTCCGTCATGGAAGCTGCTGTACTGATGCTGCGCGAATTTGGTGTGCCGCACGAGGTTGAGGTGGTGAGTGCACACCGCACTCCCGACAAGATGGTGGACTACGCTCGCGGCGCTGCAGCTCGCGGAATCAAAGTCATCATCGCGGGCGCAGGTGGGGCTGCACACCTGCCCGGCATGGTGGCCTCAATGACCACGCTGCCGGTCATTGGCGTACCCGTGCCGCTTGCCCTGCTTGATGGCATGGACTCATTGCTCTCGATCGTGCAGATGCCCGGGGGTATTCCGGTCGCCACGGTATCGATCGGTGGCGCGAAGAACGCTGGCATTCTCGCGACTCGTATTCTTGGTGCGAGCGATGCTGCAACCGCTCAGAAACTTGCCGTGTACGCGCAAGGCCTGACCGACATGGTCGCTGAGAAGAATGACGCGCTGAAAGCTCGGGTCGCAGCGCAGTAA
- a CDS encoding FHA domain-containing protein: MAPAPQVTPTSAPAPHPGNYTATPAPSQAFEELQPLYLPEVPAAPFAEAPAAAEAPVAEAPVVEAPATPLYEAPSPQPVYAPPAAEPATHAVEPGPALVENTVAEVVAPVAVEDVYDANAFEVDEEFEATVVLTRGRSTTRWNLVDIDGTRFPLAPSNVLGRKPASGPEGAQYIALSDPERVLSRTHLLLEVENDELWITDLNSTNGTEIFEDENDMRPCEALSRYAVTVDQSLSLGGRSITFDGPGSL; encoded by the coding sequence ATGGCACCGGCACCCCAGGTGACGCCGACATCGGCGCCCGCACCTCATCCCGGCAACTACACGGCCACGCCAGCACCTTCGCAGGCCTTCGAAGAGCTTCAGCCGCTGTATCTGCCTGAGGTTCCCGCGGCACCCTTCGCTGAGGCTCCCGCAGCAGCCGAAGCACCTGTTGCCGAAGCGCCAGTTGTCGAGGCACCTGCGACACCGCTTTACGAGGCTCCCTCACCGCAGCCGGTCTATGCGCCGCCCGCAGCCGAGCCAGCAACCCACGCTGTCGAGCCTGGCCCGGCGCTGGTCGAGAACACTGTCGCAGAAGTTGTGGCCCCGGTCGCTGTCGAGGACGTGTACGACGCCAACGCCTTCGAGGTCGACGAAGAGTTTGAAGCCACCGTCGTGCTGACCCGTGGCCGGTCGACCACCCGGTGGAACCTGGTTGATATCGATGGCACACGGTTTCCCCTGGCACCGTCGAACGTGCTCGGCCGTAAACCAGCTTCGGGGCCCGAGGGCGCACAGTACATTGCGTTGTCTGACCCCGAGCGTGTACTTTCCCGCACCCACTTGCTGCTCGAGGTAGAGAACGACGAACTGTGGATCACTGATCTCAATTCAACGAACGGCACCGAGATTTTTGAGGACGAAAACGATATGCGTCCGTGTGAAGCGCTGAGCCGTTATGCGGTGACCGTTGATCAGAGCCTCAGCTTGGGCGGTCGCTCCATCACGTTTGACGGCCCAGGATCGCTCTAA
- a CDS encoding 5-(carboxyamino)imidazole ribonucleotide synthase — protein sequence MSLNSGSIRVGVIGGGQLARMMVPPAIHLGLRISVLAETEGSSAERAADMVGDYRDPETVYAFAETVDVITFDHEHVPQEILYGLEARGVQVHPRPDSLQYAQDKIVMRKKLAELGVPIPAWAAVADEAALQEFIDAHGGRAVVKTARGGYDGKGVRVVSAAGEVADWFTALGEDAHGGSLLVEELVDFTRELSQLVARRPSGETRTWPVVETIQIDGVCAEVLAPAPVQNAATLEEAARIGAIVAAGVEVTGVLAVEMFETRDGRVLVNELAMRPHNSGHFSIEGSVTSQFEQHLRAVTDLPLGETALTAPAVVMVNVLGGPAEGPMPVRYAEVLAAHPRAKIHSYDKMPRPGRKVGHVTVTGDSLAEVLAEARATAAAFA from the coding sequence ATGAGTCTGAACAGTGGCAGCATTCGTGTCGGCGTGATCGGCGGCGGGCAGCTCGCACGCATGATGGTTCCGCCGGCGATTCACCTGGGGCTGCGCATTAGCGTGCTCGCCGAAACCGAAGGGTCGAGCGCCGAGCGCGCCGCTGACATGGTCGGTGACTACCGCGACCCCGAGACGGTCTACGCGTTCGCCGAAACAGTCGACGTCATCACCTTCGACCACGAGCACGTGCCGCAGGAGATTCTGTACGGACTCGAGGCCCGCGGCGTGCAGGTGCACCCGCGCCCCGACTCGCTACAGTACGCGCAAGACAAGATCGTGATGCGCAAGAAGCTTGCCGAGCTGGGCGTGCCGATTCCCGCTTGGGCGGCCGTGGCAGACGAGGCCGCACTGCAAGAATTTATCGATGCACACGGCGGCCGCGCCGTCGTGAAAACCGCTCGCGGTGGGTACGACGGGAAGGGCGTGCGCGTCGTCTCTGCTGCCGGCGAAGTCGCCGACTGGTTCACCGCGCTTGGCGAAGACGCACACGGCGGCAGCCTGCTCGTCGAAGAGCTCGTCGACTTCACCCGCGAACTATCACAGCTCGTCGCCCGTCGCCCGAGCGGCGAAACCCGCACCTGGCCCGTCGTCGAGACGATCCAGATCGACGGGGTGTGCGCTGAGGTACTCGCCCCGGCGCCCGTGCAGAACGCGGCAACGCTCGAAGAGGCCGCGCGCATCGGCGCAATCGTCGCCGCGGGCGTTGAAGTGACCGGTGTGCTCGCCGTCGAAATGTTTGAAACCCGCGACGGCCGCGTGCTCGTCAACGAGCTCGCGATGCGCCCGCACAACTCGGGCCACTTCTCGATCGAGGGCTCGGTCACGAGCCAGTTCGAACAGCACCTGCGCGCGGTCACCGACCTGCCCCTGGGCGAGACCGCGCTGACGGCCCCCGCCGTGGTGATGGTCAACGTCTTGGGCGGCCCGGCTGAGGGACCGATGCCGGTGCGGTACGCAGAGGTGCTCGCGGCGCACCCGCGCGCCAAGATCCACAGCTACGACAAGATGCCCCGCCCCGGCCGCAAGGTCGGCCACGTCACCGTCACGGGCGACAGCCTCGCAGAGGTGCTGGCCGAGGCTCGCGCCACCGCCGCCGCGTTCGCGTAA
- a CDS encoding MDR family MFS transporter has product MPQHTPQATPAPRTSKRARAAIPDVLTGRGKTLALTGIFLASAVSMLSMTVVGTSMPVILADLGGDQAAFTWVVTATMLSAAVSTPIWGKLADLTSKKVLLQASLVLFTLGSVLAGTAGDPGWLIAFRVIQGLGAGGLGALGQIVLAEIISPRERGKYMGIMGAIMAVSTVGGPLLGGWITDSIGWRWNFYVSVPIAVTAIIVLQKTLHLRTIQRKITIDYWGAVLITAGFSSLLIWVTLGGTNFAWWSWQTAAMVGGGLAFLIAAVLVELKVDEPLIPLTLFKNRTFTLSVIASLAVGLAMFGTSVFLGQYMQLARGETPTMSGLLTIPMMAGVLISSTIAGQLITRTGKWKRYMVTGSVLLLAGMLMMGQLRYDTAFWYVGVSMFVLGVGVGLCMQNLVLVVQNTVDPAELGASTSAVTFFRTIGGTAGMSAMGAMLATSVVAYIKEGMQDLTPEQLAGAGDLATSAIPKLSELTEPIRTVVESAYGHGIGNVFLAASPVAILAICAIAFLPNIPLSTKSNAQKLAEQRASDAPAPHAPDTAVAYAAGTTTETADFDPDPTPKAPHA; this is encoded by the coding sequence ATGCCACAGCACACCCCGCAGGCGACTCCCGCGCCCCGCACCTCCAAGCGGGCACGCGCCGCGATCCCCGATGTGCTGACGGGGCGCGGCAAAACCCTCGCGCTCACGGGCATCTTCCTCGCGTCGGCGGTGTCGATGCTGTCGATGACGGTGGTGGGCACCTCGATGCCGGTGATCCTCGCCGATCTGGGCGGCGACCAGGCCGCCTTCACCTGGGTGGTCACCGCCACGATGCTGTCAGCCGCGGTATCGACCCCCATCTGGGGCAAACTCGCCGATCTCACGAGCAAGAAGGTGCTGCTGCAGGCCTCGCTCGTGCTCTTCACGCTCGGCTCGGTGCTCGCGGGCACCGCGGGCGACCCCGGCTGGCTGATCGCGTTTCGGGTGATTCAGGGCCTGGGCGCTGGCGGTCTCGGCGCGCTTGGCCAGATCGTGCTGGCCGAGATCATCAGCCCGCGCGAGCGCGGCAAGTACATGGGCATCATGGGCGCGATTATGGCGGTGTCGACGGTTGGCGGCCCGCTGCTGGGCGGATGGATCACCGACTCCATCGGGTGGCGCTGGAACTTCTACGTCTCGGTGCCGATCGCCGTCACCGCAATCATCGTGCTGCAAAAAACGCTGCACCTGCGCACGATTCAGCGCAAGATCACGATCGATTACTGGGGTGCGGTGCTGATCACTGCGGGGTTCTCGAGCCTGCTGATCTGGGTGACGCTCGGCGGCACGAACTTTGCCTGGTGGTCGTGGCAGACCGCCGCGATGGTCGGCGGTGGCCTCGCGTTCCTGATCGCCGCGGTGCTTGTCGAACTCAAGGTGGACGAGCCGCTCATCCCCCTCACCCTGTTCAAAAACCGCACGTTCACGCTCTCGGTGATCGCCTCGCTCGCGGTCGGCCTCGCCATGTTTGGCACCTCGGTGTTCTTGGGCCAGTACATGCAGCTCGCGCGCGGCGAAACACCCACGATGTCGGGGCTGCTCACGATCCCGATGATGGCGGGCGTGCTGATTTCCTCGACGATCGCCGGCCAGCTGATCACCCGCACCGGCAAGTGGAAGCGCTACATGGTGACCGGCTCGGTGCTGCTGCTCGCGGGCATGCTGATGATGGGTCAGCTGCGCTACGACACCGCCTTTTGGTACGTCGGCGTCTCCATGTTTGTGCTGGGCGTGGGCGTCGGCCTGTGCATGCAGAACCTCGTGCTGGTGGTGCAGAACACGGTCGACCCGGCCGAGCTGGGCGCATCGACCTCGGCGGTCACGTTCTTTCGCACGATCGGCGGCACCGCCGGAATGTCTGCCATGGGCGCCATGCTCGCCACCTCGGTGGTCGCCTACATCAAGGAGGGCATGCAAGATCTCACGCCCGAGCAACTCGCGGGCGCGGGCGACCTCGCCACGAGCGCGATTCCTAAGCTGAGCGAGCTTACCGAGCCCATTCGTACCGTGGTCGAGAGCGCATATGGCCACGGCATTGGTAACGTGTTCTTAGCGGCCTCACCCGTCGCGATCCTGGCGATCTGCGCGATCGCCTTCCTGCCGAACATTCCGCTGAGCACCAAGAGCAACGCGCAAAAACTTGCTGAGCAGCGCGCGAGCGATGCGCCAGCACCCCACGCACCCGATACCGCAGTGGCATACGCTGCTGGGACGACCACGGAGACGGCTGATTTTGATCCGGATCCCACCCCGAAAGCCCCTCATGCCTGA
- a CDS encoding MarR family winged helix-turn-helix transcriptional regulator translates to MPEPTDFTAARTEQVLEIISEFSDAFALARTRWARLAEETHPDLRGAGIMVLQVVVRKGPVTVTGLSQLLDMDKAMVSRQVSKLRTLGFINTESAPEDGRVTLLTATEQALTTIEGLRARAAEDYHRRFAEWDDEALEQLRAGLHRYNAFTPERTSGPAVRCAKEHGGGATT, encoded by the coding sequence ATGCCTGAGCCCACAGATTTCACCGCAGCCCGCACCGAGCAAGTCCTCGAGATTATCTCGGAGTTTTCTGACGCGTTCGCCCTCGCCCGCACCCGCTGGGCGCGCCTGGCAGAGGAGACCCACCCCGATCTGCGCGGCGCCGGCATCATGGTGCTGCAGGTGGTGGTGCGCAAGGGCCCCGTCACCGTCACCGGGCTCAGCCAGCTGCTCGACATGGATAAGGCGATGGTCAGCCGCCAGGTATCAAAGCTGCGCACGCTGGGGTTCATCAACACCGAATCGGCGCCCGAAGACGGCCGCGTCACCCTGCTCACCGCCACCGAGCAGGCCCTCACCACGATAGAGGGGCTGCGCGCCCGCGCCGCCGAAGACTACCACCGGCGCTTCGCTGAGTGGGACGACGAAGCGCTCGAGCAGCTGCGCGCGGGGCTACACCGCTACAACGCGTTCACTCCCGAGCGCACCTCGGGGCCGGCGGTGCGCTGCGCGAAGGAACACGGCGGCGGCGCGACGACGTAG
- a CDS encoding DUF1801 domain-containing protein encodes MSASTEVREFVSRVTPAKRQRDAETLLDLYARVTGLSPHLWATIIGYGSYHYRYDSGREGDAPAAGFSPRKAATSIYLADGVGAHAELLARLGPHTHGVGCLYLKDLAVVDLTVLEEIVRASYFAVTAGTYTQRARDGAGS; translated from the coding sequence ATGAGTGCGAGTACCGAGGTACGCGAGTTCGTGTCGCGCGTGACGCCGGCGAAAAGGCAACGCGACGCCGAGACACTGCTCGACCTATATGCGCGGGTGACCGGGCTCAGCCCGCACCTGTGGGCCACCATCATCGGGTACGGCAGCTACCACTACCGGTATGACAGCGGGCGCGAGGGCGATGCTCCGGCGGCGGGCTTCTCGCCCCGCAAGGCCGCCACCAGCATCTACCTCGCCGACGGAGTGGGCGCGCACGCCGAGCTGCTGGCACGCCTCGGCCCGCACACCCACGGCGTCGGCTGCCTGTATCTAAAAGACCTCGCGGTCGTTGATCTCACGGTGCTCGAAGAGATCGTGCGGGCCAGCTACTTCGCGGTCACTGCCGGCACCTACACGCAGCGGGCGCGAGACGGCGCCGGGAGTTAG
- a CDS encoding GntR family transcriptional regulator, translating to MTMTMAAPLHSQLYEEMLLRIRTGAWPAGEKVPSERSLIAEFGTSRGPVRQALATLRAEGMIVGGRGAPPRVHRSAPHQSFDTFMSFTEWARGLGLVPGQRVIERVRRPATEEMARELQIAPDAPVVEIIRLRLLGDKPAMLERSLFPFEVGKHLLQSPLECGSIYQTLARVGVVPVRAKHVIDAIPAHPLEAEQLHINQGTPLLRVRRLTYGASQSIIETTDDRYLPEMTSFVVENNTDQRMPLARHAVGV from the coding sequence ATGACCATGACAATGGCCGCCCCGCTGCATAGCCAGCTGTATGAAGAGATGCTTTTGCGTATTCGAACCGGCGCTTGGCCAGCCGGTGAAAAAGTACCCAGCGAGAGGTCGCTCATTGCCGAGTTCGGCACCTCTCGCGGCCCCGTGCGCCAGGCGCTCGCAACGTTGCGAGCCGAGGGTATGATCGTGGGCGGCCGCGGTGCCCCGCCCCGCGTGCACCGCTCCGCTCCCCACCAGTCGTTCGACACTTTTATGTCATTCACGGAGTGGGCGCGGGGGCTCGGGCTGGTGCCCGGGCAACGCGTCATCGAGCGAGTGCGCAGGCCCGCCACCGAAGAGATGGCGCGTGAGCTGCAGATTGCCCCCGATGCTCCCGTCGTCGAGATCATTCGGTTGCGGTTGCTGGGCGACAAGCCGGCCATGCTCGAGCGGTCACTGTTTCCGTTTGAGGTGGGCAAGCACCTGCTGCAGAGCCCCCTCGAGTGCGGCAGCATTTACCAGACGCTGGCGCGGGTGGGCGTGGTTCCGGTGCGAGCGAAGCACGTGATCGACGCGATTCCAGCGCACCCGCTCGAGGCCGAGCAGCTACACATCAACCAGGGCACACCGCTGCTGCGGGTGCGCCGGCTCACGTATGGGGCGTCGCAGTCGATCATCGAAACAACCGATGACCGCTACCTGCCCGAGATGACCAGCTTCGTGGTCGAGAACAACACTGACCAGCGCATGCCGCTGGCCCGGCACGCGGTGGGCGTGTAG